Proteins from a genomic interval of Gluconacetobacter diazotrophicus PA1 5:
- a CDS encoding LysR family transcriptional regulator: MSYVTCRSAPPLGMIFLPRVYEFRPSHPVLSNASLIASALGGRMSYLSQLRTFVDVCRWGSISKAAVRLGISQATASAHVQAIEALYGKRLLVRGPSGIEATSAAEDLVERIANHLDALEMEIGSRMSQNSSQTVRWVDLLIQDDLFDESLMPFLRSLTATLPRLRLLNGSERACVERLHHGTIDIAIVLLPHKLPGYETIHVKSLDYAYLILKNGRTSVIDIMSADFDLNASPLIVYDGIRADVMHALTQRHPMDPLATMIEVDSARAAHSLVASGLGWSLLPTSYCEQENRNDSASLSQVNFQRDVFFLWNIKSTRRDGMAKLKRTLVQLLSGNAR, from the coding sequence GTGTCTTATGTCACCTGTCGGTCCGCTCCTCCTCTCGGTATGATTTTTTTGCCCAGGGTATATGAGTTTCGACCGTCACATCCGGTGCTGTCAAATGCGTCTTTGATTGCGTCGGCGCTTGGGGGCAGGATGAGTTATTTATCCCAGCTCAGAACGTTTGTGGACGTTTGCCGTTGGGGGTCGATCTCAAAGGCTGCCGTTAGACTCGGTATTAGCCAAGCAACCGCTTCCGCGCACGTTCAGGCGATAGAGGCACTCTATGGAAAGCGCTTGCTTGTCAGGGGGCCATCCGGCATCGAGGCGACGTCTGCGGCGGAAGATCTGGTCGAGCGGATTGCGAACCATCTCGATGCTTTGGAGATGGAAATTGGCTCGCGGATGAGCCAGAATTCTTCCCAAACGGTGCGGTGGGTCGATCTCCTGATACAGGACGATCTTTTTGATGAGTCGCTTATGCCGTTTCTCCGCAGCTTGACCGCGACCTTGCCAAGGTTAAGGCTTTTGAATGGTAGTGAGAGGGCCTGCGTTGAAAGGCTGCACCACGGCACCATCGATATTGCAATCGTGCTATTACCCCACAAATTGCCGGGGTACGAAACTATTCACGTGAAATCACTTGATTATGCATATCTGATTCTGAAAAACGGCAGGACGTCGGTAATTGATATTATGTCAGCCGACTTTGATTTGAACGCGTCCCCACTTATTGTATACGATGGCATTCGTGCCGACGTGATGCACGCATTGACTCAACGTCATCCTATGGATCCCCTCGCCACAATGATTGAAGTTGACAGTGCGAGGGCAGCGCATTCTCTCGTCGCGAGCGGGTTAGGGTGGTCCCTGTTACCGACTTCGTATTGCGAGCAGGAAAATAGAAATGACAGCGCGTCGCTGTCGCAGGTAAATTTTCAGCGGGACGTTTTCTTTCTATGGAACATAAAGTCGACCCGCCGCGACGGAATGGCTAAATTGAAAAGGACTCTTGTTCAGTTATTATCCGGTAACGCCCGATAG
- a CDS encoding HlyD family secretion protein, whose product MKHVLPAGWGRIVALGLILITSGAVLATQVLLHGDAIDLCLHCESTNDAFVHADTVVLSAHVAGYITRVPVADNARVNASQTLVAIQDDDYRAHLAEKDATLGAARAALEVVQRQIGLETAQIAGAEAALRMAEADVAQRRLERRRQHDLITDGSTSRRDLEIADADLARLSAARDRDAALVDAARRTQDVLRAKLVQAQEDVSAAVSARELAAIDLGYTRIASPVAGQVTARMVYVGEYVGIGTQVARVAPLPDVWIVANFREVQLTHMRVGQTASITIDAFPGAIFRGHVDSIGPVSGAETALLPPDNATGNFTHIVQRFPVKIVIEPDQAGTDLLRPGMSSHVSVRTLVAIRRDAP is encoded by the coding sequence ATGAAGCATGTTCTGCCTGCCGGATGGGGGCGGATCGTGGCACTAGGCCTGATCCTTATTACATCCGGGGCGGTCCTCGCGACCCAGGTGCTGCTGCATGGCGACGCGATCGATCTCTGCCTGCACTGCGAAAGCACGAATGACGCCTTCGTGCATGCGGATACGGTCGTGCTCTCCGCCCACGTCGCCGGATACATCACGCGGGTTCCGGTCGCGGACAATGCACGGGTCAACGCCAGCCAGACCCTCGTGGCGATCCAGGACGACGATTATCGAGCCCATCTGGCCGAAAAGGACGCCACGCTCGGCGCGGCCAGAGCGGCGCTGGAGGTTGTGCAACGGCAAATCGGGCTGGAGACGGCGCAGATCGCGGGGGCGGAAGCCGCATTACGCATGGCGGAAGCCGATGTCGCGCAACGGCGCCTCGAACGGCGGCGGCAGCACGATCTCATTACCGACGGCAGCACGTCCCGTCGCGACCTTGAGATCGCGGATGCCGATCTGGCCCGTCTGTCGGCGGCGCGGGATCGTGACGCCGCCCTTGTGGACGCAGCGCGGCGGACCCAGGACGTACTGCGCGCCAAACTCGTGCAGGCACAAGAAGACGTCTCGGCGGCCGTATCGGCGCGCGAACTCGCCGCAATCGACCTCGGCTACACGCGGATCGCCAGCCCTGTCGCCGGTCAGGTCACCGCGCGGATGGTCTATGTCGGCGAATATGTCGGTATCGGTACCCAGGTGGCACGGGTCGCGCCACTGCCGGACGTCTGGATCGTCGCGAACTTCCGCGAGGTGCAGCTGACACATATGCGGGTCGGACAGACCGCGTCGATCACGATCGATGCGTTCCCCGGCGCCATTTTTCGCGGGCATGTGGACAGCATCGGACCCGTCTCGGGCGCCGAGACGGCCCTGCTGCCACCCGACAACGCTACCGGCAATTTCACCCATATCGTTCAGAGATTTCCCGTCAAGATCGTCATCGAGCCGGATCAGGCGGGCACCGACCTCCTGCGACCCGGTATGTCCTCACACGTCTCTGTGCGGACTCTCGTCGCCATACGGAGAGACGCGCCATGA
- a CDS encoding efflux transporter outer membrane subunit, whose translation MTRTASILALIVIAGCTVGPDYVAPHAEAPPQWLGQPGVPSQSVPDERWWAGFHDPQLSRLIHEALIRNNDLAAAEKRVEAARDQIRIEAAASSPVIGLGGIAENRRQSQTIQWPPRASAGDYRYWSLGFDGSWELDLFGMTRRRTEAARASQAEMAAERDGLRLRLLAEVGADYVTWCAALARLQVAEDRIALVAHQRDLVTHEWRAGARGHADVDQAEADLAAAQQTVPPLVAQATEMKNALAILTATTPEAMQLTPRADFSIPLPPARPPSLPSEMLTRRPDIQAATFRYARDNAEIGVAVASLYPKVAIPLDFGVTTSTLHQAFTTASLLWQLGVTAGETIYAGGRRTAQIDAARLQRDAAWLGYRQAVLNAMRDVEDRLATIGDASARTSSVNLELASARERLMHTEREYRSGEASLLPTIVDRDLVDQIHDRVIATQLALAISDLALYKSLGGGWETNSTR comes from the coding sequence ATGACGCGCACGGCCTCCATTCTTGCACTCATCGTCATCGCCGGCTGCACCGTCGGGCCGGATTATGTCGCGCCCCATGCGGAGGCTCCACCCCAATGGCTGGGCCAGCCCGGCGTTCCAAGCCAGTCGGTTCCAGATGAACGCTGGTGGGCCGGATTCCACGACCCGCAACTGAGCCGCCTCATCCATGAGGCGCTGATACGCAACAACGATCTTGCCGCCGCCGAGAAACGTGTCGAGGCTGCCCGCGACCAAATCCGGATCGAAGCGGCGGCGTCGTCGCCCGTCATCGGCCTTGGCGGCATCGCCGAGAACAGACGTCAGTCGCAGACGATCCAGTGGCCTCCCAGAGCGAGTGCGGGAGATTACCGGTATTGGTCTCTCGGGTTCGACGGTTCATGGGAACTGGACCTGTTCGGGATGACGCGGCGCCGGACGGAAGCCGCGCGCGCATCCCAGGCCGAAATGGCGGCCGAACGCGACGGGCTGCGCCTGCGCCTGCTCGCGGAGGTCGGCGCGGATTATGTGACGTGGTGCGCAGCCCTGGCCCGGCTTCAGGTCGCAGAGGACCGTATCGCCCTTGTCGCTCACCAGCGCGATCTCGTGACACATGAGTGGCGTGCCGGTGCGCGCGGCCACGCCGATGTCGATCAGGCCGAAGCGGATCTCGCCGCCGCCCAACAGACTGTACCGCCCCTTGTCGCGCAGGCCACAGAGATGAAGAACGCCCTCGCGATCCTGACCGCAACGACACCCGAGGCCATGCAGTTGACGCCGCGCGCGGATTTTTCCATCCCTCTACCGCCAGCGCGGCCGCCGTCACTTCCCTCCGAGATGCTGACGCGCCGGCCGGATATCCAGGCCGCGACATTCCGCTATGCGCGGGACAATGCGGAGATCGGGGTCGCGGTCGCCTCCCTGTACCCGAAAGTCGCGATCCCACTGGATTTCGGAGTGACCACCAGCACGCTGCATCAGGCGTTCACCACCGCCAGCCTTCTGTGGCAACTCGGCGTTACGGCCGGCGAGACGATCTACGCCGGAGGGCGTCGCACCGCGCAGATCGACGCGGCGCGCCTGCAACGTGACGCAGCCTGGCTCGGTTACCGGCAGGCCGTGCTCAACGCGATGCGCGATGTGGAAGACCGGCTCGCCACGATAGGCGACGCCAGCGCAAGAACGTCTTCGGTGAACCTCGAACTCGCCTCAGCCCGAGAACGCCTCATGCATACAGAGCGGGAATATCGAAGCGGCGAAGCTTCGCTCCTTCCGACGATTGTCGACAGAGACCTTGTGGATCAAATCCACGACCGTGTGATAGCCACGCAGCTGGCTTTGGCGATCAGCGATCTGGCGCTGTACAAGTCATTGGGGGGCGGATGGGAAACGAACTCAACACGCTAA
- a CDS encoding MFS transporter — translation MTSEMRGQLLTGSCGVCAAWMVMMSTRFFALSLADIEGALGIGPDEGSWLTAGYLAFEPVGVGLGCWLAVIFSLRRIMLPAITLFATSSAIAAMTHDLTVMILARSGMGLAAGIIIPLAIITELRTFPPTWRALAIGLYASAATMAPQAAASLDVWLVEHWGTPAIFWIAIPLGMIAFVCGYLGLWRERIRWLLFARADLRVVTLFSMGAILLGGGLTQGNRLHWSETPLTLFAVIMGAALLLGAFWLGGRRVVHPILMTRLLTRRNALLGALIAIPYQFASVLSGGLVPAFLVDIPGYRPEQIAPVLDAAFWPQAVAYPACIVTLRYGWLEARTFLVLGFGLNALACLLDLNVTSDWIPDNFVVGQILQGIGLPWILLPLLMLFVGDVVPSEGLYAAAIFNVARSLAGTVATAWAATGLRLRAEGRYGELLTSTGLQPHHRTLAAWDGVNALPWTTPDRVLLDHRARSVVGALVRHQSIVIGFSTLLADLALMLAATCVIAACMPPAGADRPEVRS, via the coding sequence ATGACGTCCGAGATGCGAGGACAGCTTCTCACGGGCAGCTGCGGTGTCTGCGCGGCCTGGATGGTCATGATGTCGACGCGGTTCTTCGCGCTGTCGCTGGCGGATATCGAAGGCGCGCTGGGGATCGGCCCGGATGAAGGGTCATGGCTGACCGCAGGGTATCTGGCCTTCGAGCCGGTCGGTGTCGGCCTGGGATGCTGGCTCGCCGTGATCTTCTCCCTGCGCCGGATCATGCTCCCCGCGATCACGCTATTCGCGACCTCGTCCGCCATCGCGGCCATGACGCATGACCTGACAGTGATGATCCTGGCGCGATCGGGCATGGGGCTCGCCGCCGGAATCATCATTCCGCTCGCCATCATCACCGAGTTGCGGACCTTCCCGCCGACATGGCGCGCGCTGGCGATCGGGCTCTACGCCTCGGCGGCGACTATGGCGCCGCAGGCCGCCGCATCGCTGGATGTCTGGCTCGTCGAACACTGGGGAACGCCGGCGATCTTCTGGATTGCGATCCCGCTGGGAATGATCGCGTTCGTCTGCGGATATCTCGGGCTATGGCGGGAGCGGATTCGCTGGCTGTTGTTTGCGCGTGCCGACCTGCGCGTGGTCACGCTGTTTTCAATGGGGGCCATTCTCCTTGGCGGTGGCCTTACTCAGGGGAACCGGCTGCACTGGTCGGAGACGCCGCTGACCCTGTTCGCCGTCATCATGGGTGCAGCACTCCTGCTCGGAGCATTCTGGCTCGGGGGACGCCGGGTCGTTCACCCTATCCTGATGACGCGATTGCTGACCCGCCGCAATGCCCTGCTCGGCGCGCTGATCGCCATTCCCTATCAGTTCGCATCGGTCCTTTCCGGTGGTCTGGTACCGGCATTCCTCGTCGATATCCCCGGTTACCGGCCAGAGCAGATCGCGCCGGTGCTGGATGCGGCGTTCTGGCCACAGGCCGTTGCGTACCCGGCCTGCATCGTGACGCTGCGCTACGGATGGTTGGAAGCCCGGACCTTTCTCGTGTTGGGCTTCGGACTGAATGCACTGGCCTGCCTGCTCGACCTCAACGTCACCAGTGACTGGATTCCCGACAATTTCGTCGTGGGGCAGATCCTCCAGGGGATCGGCCTGCCGTGGATTCTCCTACCTTTGCTGATGCTGTTCGTGGGCGACGTGGTGCCGAGTGAGGGGCTTTATGCCGCCGCCATCTTTAACGTGGCGCGCAGCCTTGCCGGCACCGTCGCGACCGCGTGGGCGGCAACCGGGCTGCGGCTGCGGGCCGAGGGACGCTATGGCGAACTGCTCACCAGCACCGGCCTCCAGCCACACCATCGCACGCTCGCAGCGTGGGATGGCGTGAATGCCCTGCCCTGGACGACGCCAGATCGGGTCCTGCTGGACCACCGTGCGCGATCGGTGGTCGGCGCACTCGTACGACACCAATCGATCGTCATCGGCTTTTCGACGCTGCTGGCCGACCTCGCGCTGATGCTGGCCGCAACCTGTGTCATTGCTGCCTGCATGCCCCCGGCCGGAGCCGATCGGCCGGAGGTGCGATCGTGA
- a CDS encoding IS5-like element ISGdi1 family transposase: protein MVTWTGIARREHSREGLRYPSDMTDGEWALIMPFVPPAKRGGRPRTTDMREVVNAMLYIASAGCAWRLLPKCFPPVSTVRRYFYAWRGAGVFEVMNTVLVMSLREIEGREASPSAGVIDSQSVKTTESGGLSGYDAGKKVKGRKRHIVTDTCGFLIFLLVHAADIQDRDGAVDVLAAIRRRFPWLRHIFADGGYAGDKLRSALASMGKWTLEIIRRSDTAKGFQILPRRWVVERTFAWLGRCRRLAKDWEQSIASSTAWTLIASIRMLTRRTARHCHG from the coding sequence ATGGTGACATGGACTGGTATTGCCCGACGTGAACATAGCCGGGAAGGGTTGCGATATCCATCGGATATGACGGACGGGGAGTGGGCTTTGATCATGCCATTTGTACCCCCGGCGAAACGGGGCGGTCGCCCCCGCACTACGGATATGCGCGAGGTGGTCAACGCGATGCTCTACATAGCCTCGGCCGGGTGTGCGTGGCGCCTGCTGCCGAAATGCTTTCCGCCGGTCTCGACCGTCAGGCGCTATTTTTACGCCTGGCGTGGTGCCGGAGTGTTCGAAGTCATGAATACGGTGCTGGTCATGAGCCTGCGCGAGATCGAGGGGCGTGAAGCCTCTCCGAGCGCGGGCGTGATTGACAGCCAGTCGGTGAAAACCACGGAAAGTGGCGGGCTTTCGGGCTATGACGCGGGGAAGAAGGTCAAGGGCCGCAAGCGCCATATTGTGACGGATACCTGCGGCTTCCTGATCTTTCTCCTCGTTCATGCCGCCGACATCCAGGACCGTGATGGGGCTGTTGATGTCCTGGCAGCGATACGCAGGCGCTTTCCCTGGCTGCGCCACATCTTCGCTGATGGCGGCTATGCTGGCGACAAATTGCGATCCGCGCTCGCCTCCATGGGAAAATGGACCCTTGAAATCATCAGGCGGTCCGATACGGCGAAGGGCTTTCAGATCCTGCCGCGCCGCTGGGTGGTTGAACGGACATTCGCATGGCTGGGACGGTGCAGGCGGCTCGCCAAAGACTGGGAACAATCCATTGCTTCCTCAACCGCATGGACATTGATCGCCTCGATCCGAATGCTCACACGACGGACAGCAAGGCATTGTCACGGTTGA